The following coding sequences are from one Loxodonta africana isolate mLoxAfr1 chromosome 18, mLoxAfr1.hap2, whole genome shotgun sequence window:
- the HCRT gene encoding hypocretin neuropeptide precursor produces MSPPSTKVPWAAVTLLLLLLLLPPALLSPGAAAQPLPDCCRQKTCSCRLYELLHGAGNHAAGILTLGKRRPGPPGLQGRLQRLLQASGNHAAGILTMGRRAGAEPVPRPCPGNRCPSAAVTATVPGGQSQL; encoded by the exons ATGAGCCCTCCCTCCACAAAG GTCCCCTGGGCCGCCGTgacgctgctgctgctgctgctattgcTGCCGCCTGCGCTGCTCTCGCCCGGGGCGGCCGCGCAGCCCCTTCCTGACTGCTGCCGCCAGAAGACGTGCTCCTGCCGTCTCTACGAGCTGCTGCATGGCGCAGGCAATCACGCTGCTGGCATCCTGACGCTGGGGAAGCGGCGGCCCGGACCCCCAGGCCTCCAGGGCCGACTGCAGCGCCTCCTGCAGGCCAGCGGCAACCACGCGGCCGGCATACTGACCATGGGCCGCCGCGCAGGCGCAGAGCCCGTGCCGCGTCCCTGCCCCGGGAACCGTTGTCCTAGCGCCGCCGTCACCGCCACCGTGCCGGGAGGACAGTCCCAGCTGTGA
- the GHDC gene encoding GH3 domain-containing protein, with the protein MLVPVLLLLLLLLLLPLAVLRQPRSQDARLSWLASLQHRVAWGALGWAAAWQQQRLEQRTRHVGQSQQQALRWCLQGAQRPHCPLSGSTDTNTFRNHLPLTKISQAQEEGSQEQLLPPTSNQYHGDAFLQATLLGLAALKKAHPEVVAPGSTACVTPTSPWPRPLPWLGHALGQASSPGARDPGALLLEALRCPGLRALEAGTATELLDVFLGLEADGEELAEAVATGNPGPPLPRRAAELREALEQGPRGLALRLWPKLQVVVTLDSGGQTEAVAALGALWCQGLAFFSPAYTASGGVVGLNLWPEQPRGLYLLPPGAPFIELLPVKKGAQEETTSTVLLAEAQKGMEYELVLTDHTSLTRCRLGDVVQVVGAYNQCPIVRFVCRLGQALSVRGEDIGEDVFSEALGQAVRQWPGAKLLDHVCVESSILDSSEGSAPHYEVFVELRGLRNLSEENRDKLDHCLQEASPRYKSLRFWGSVGPARVYLVGQGAFRSLRAALAASPSSPFPPEMPRVLRHRHLAQLLQRRVVS; encoded by the exons ATGCTGGTCCCCgtcttgctgctgctgctgctgctcctgctaCTGCCATTGGCCGTGCTCAGACAGCCACGGTCCCAAGATGCCAGGCTGTCCTGGCTTGCCAGCCTCCAGCACCGAGTGGCATGGGGGGCCCTGGGCTGGGCAGCCGCTTGGCAGCAGCAGAGACTGGAACAGAGAACACGACACGTGGGCCAGAGCCAGCAGCAGGCTCTGAGGTGGTGCCTGCAGGGAGCCCAGCGCCCCCACTGCCCCCTCAGTGGGAGCACAG ATACGAACACCTTCCGGAATCATCTCCCACTGACCAAGATCAGCCAGGCCCAGGAGGAAGGGAGTCAGGAGCAGCTTCTGCCCCCTACCTCAAACCAGTACCATGGGGACGCCTTTCTGCAG GCTACCTTGCTGGGTCTGGCAGCCCTCAAAAAGGCCCACCCAGAGGTGGTGGCTCCAGGAAGCACTGCCTGTGTGACCCCTACATCCCCGTGGCCCAGGCCCCTCCCCTGGCTTGGGCATGCCCTGGGCCAGGCTAGTTCCCCTGGGGCCAGGGACCCTGGGGCCCTGCTGCTGGAGGCACTGAGGTGCCCTGGGCTGAGGGCACTGGAGGCCGGGACCGCAACTGAACTGCTGGACGTCTTCTTGGGCCTGGAGGCCGATGGTGAAGAGCTGGCTGAGGCAGTAGCTACAGGGAACCCAGGACCACCTCTCCCCAGACGGGCAGCTGAGCTGCGGGAGGCCCTGGAGCAGGGACCCCGAGGACTGGCCCTTCGGCTCTGGCCAAAACTGCAGGTGGTGGTGACTCTGGATTCAGGAGGCCAGACCGAGGCTGTGGCTGCCCTGGGGGCCTTATGGTGCCAAGGGCTAGCCTTCTTCTCACCTGCTTATACTGCCTCTGGAG GGGTGGTGGGCCTAAACCTGTGGCCAGAGCAGCCCCGTGGACTCTACCTTCTTCCCCCTGGGGCTCCCTTCATTGAGCTGCTCCCAGTCAAGAAGGGGGCCCAGGAAGAAACTACTTCCACCGTCCTCTTGGCCGAGGCCCAGAAGGGCATGGAGTACGAGCTGGTGCTGACTGACCACACCAGCCTTACCAG GTGCCGGCTGGGTGATGTGGTCCAGGTCGTTGGTGCCTACAACCAGTGTCCAATTGTCAGGTTTGTCTGCAG aCTGGGCCAGGCCCTGAGTGTGCGCGGGGAAGATATTGGTGAGGACGTGTTCTCTGAGGCCCTGGGCCAAGCAGTGAGGCAATGGCCAGGGGCCAAGCTTCTGGACCATGTCTGTGTGGAGAGCAGCATTCTGG ATTCTTCCGAGGGCTCTGCACCCCACTATGAGGTGTTTGTGGAGCTGAGGGGGCTGAGGAACCTGTCAGAGGAAAATCGAGACAAG CTCGACCACTGCCTTCAGGAAGCCTCTCCTCGCTACAAGTCTCTGCGGTTCTGGGGCAGCGTGGGCCCTGCCAGAGTCTACCTGGTGGGACAGGGGGCCTTCAGATCACTCCGGGCAGCCCTCGCTGCCTCCCCctcttcccccttccctcctgAGATGCCCCGGGTCCTTAGACACAGGCATCTGGCCCAGCTCCTGCAGAGGAGGGTGGTGTCCTGA